In Fragaria vesca subsp. vesca linkage group LG1, FraVesHawaii_1.0, whole genome shotgun sequence, the sequence CTCATTTTTCTTCTTCTTCTTATCCTTCTTCTTCGTCTTCCCATCCTCGCCGGACTCCGTCGCCGGCGCCGGCGACTCCTGATTCTCCGGCGCGAACAGCGAGAAAAAGTAATGCGAATCGTCGAGCTTGACCACCGCCTCGTCCTTCAACAGCGGCCACTGGATCTTGTCCTCCACCCGCGCTAGGATCGCAACGACGTCGTCGCCTTGGACGAGCTTCACGATCGTGAAGTCGCCGCTGGCGAGTTCGACGCTGTAGTCCTTATCGATCAGGTTAACAATCGCGCCGGGGATCCTGATCAGCACCTCCTCCGCTGCTAACGGCGGCGCCGACGGCGGTTCCTGGATTTGACTTTGACTTTCCGGCGGGATCTCGTAGTACGTTGGATCTTCCAGGAATAGGTCGCCGTAAAGGTCGTCCATATCGAGGGAGGGGTAGAGATTCGGGGCGGACGGTTCGGGTTTCGGGTTCGGTTGGGAATCCGGGTTGGATTGGACGACATCCGGGTAGAGTTTGGGCTTCCGATTCGGGTCGGGGGAGTCATCAAAATGGACCCGAGGTTTTTGGCACTCCATTTGTTTCGAATTGCTGGGATTTGAAAAATTGTGAAGAAGAGAGTATGAGGTAAGAATTGGGGGATTGATTTGATTTAGGGTTTGTGGGGCAAAGATGGGGTCTTGGGGTTACCGTGTTCTAGGGGATTGTGATCGGAGGGCGACGGTGACACGTGGCGGAAGTACACGTAGGATAAGCGGGAGGGACACGGTTTTAAATTAGCGTTTAACTGAACAGGGGGACCTACCTTCCCGCGCTTCTACCGGTTTAACTGTTTTTGTGAGTAATTTTCCATATTCTGAAAATGAGAAAAATTTATAGTCCCTTCAAAAAGAAAAGAAAAAATTATAGCTTTGGTATATCTGAAAGTGGTTTGTCGGGCTTATGGCATGTTTACTTACTTTGAACGTAGATAGAAATAAAAAGGTTTCTTGCGTTTACTAAGTACATTAGTGACATGAATTGATTTCTGAATAATTATAACCTTTGATACCTAGGAAAGATAGGGTTAGGAATCATTTAACCTTGATTATTTTGGTCTCCGTTCCACTTTCTTCGATTCATTACTTGTTTTATTCCTATTTTCCTCAATTAATGATCATTTTCATTCTAAGTAAGTATGTGTTTTACGTTATTACTTAAAAATAACATTATACGTATACGTACATTCCTACATTTATGCCCCCAAATCTAGTTTTCGTTTTGATTTACAAAGTTTTAGTTAATTTGATTCATTGAGCAATAAGTTAATTGAAAAGTTTAATTATTAGCCTTTAATTATTATTCATTGAAAAATTTAATTATTATTTTAGTGGGTCAACACCAAATCCTAATTGTTCAATCTGCTTTGACTCTGCATTCATTTTCATTCTTTTTTAACCAACTGCGAATATAAATCAAACAGAGGAATTCATAGAATCATAGATTGCATCGGTTTAGGGTTGATTGGTCAATTAGCTTTGATTATTAATAAAGAATGAACTTGGTAAAAAAGAACAAAAGATAGATCTGAACATGAATCTAATCTCAGATGGTTTATTTGACTCTGAAACCTGAAAAAGTGACCATTTAACATGAGCACCTCTAAGCTCAATTAGTAGTTACAGATCCTCCTATTCACCAAAAGCAGATCCCGCCATTGAATTTACATACATTGCTGAGATTTTAGATATCCATGGAGCTCTGCATGAGCCCCTAGCCTCTAACTCCTTCTGTTTATAAAACTCGACCAGCTGCTAATGCAATTGCTGCCTCGATCGTCTTCGTTTAGCTAACAAACTCGATTACCTCTTCGGTTTAGATATGGGGAAGGGCAGTGTGGCCTCAGCTTTTCAGTGTGTTCTTATAGTAGTTGTTGTTGTTTGCTTGTGTAACAAAGCCGTTAATGGCGGTTATATGAAGTACAACACTAGCAGTGGTTTGGTGGAAGGCAAACTGAATGTTCATTTGGTTGCGCATTCCCATGATGATGTTGGATGGTTGAAGACTGTTGATCAGTACTATGTTGGATCAAACAACAGCATTCAGGTTACAGATAAACCAAAATACCAAATCTCTTTCTGTATATGTGGTAAATGAAATAATTACTTGCACAGTTACTTAACTAATTTGTTGTTTCATTAGGCTGCATGTATTGAGAACGTGTTGGACTCAGTTGTGGAATCGTTGTTTCGTGATCCAAATAGGAAGTTTGTGTTTGCTGAGATGGTATGACTCTGGGGTTACAATGTTTCTTGAGAGTTTTTCTTGGTTTTCTGATTTGGTTTGGTATTAACTTTCAGGCATTTTTCCAAAGATGGTGGTTAACACAAAGTGAGGAAATGCAAGAACGAGTGCGAAAGCTAGTAGAAGCTGGGCAGCTAGAGTTTGTGTATCCCTCTAGCAATTAAACTTGTTTATTTGTGTTTGGATTTTGGATCTGTTGCTTAGCCTTATATAACTGTCTATGCATAGAAATGGTGGTTGGTGCATGCATGATGAAGCAACATGCCATTACATAGACATGATTGATCAGACGACACTAGGTCACCGAGCAATCAAGGAGCAGTTCAACAAGGCGCCACGAGCAGGATGGCAAATCGATCCATTTGGACACTCGGCTGTGCAGGCTTACTTGCTTGGAGCTGAGGTACACAATCTGTTATACTGCGATTACATGTTTCAGCGTCTTAAATCAGTTTAGAGTACCAATTGTATAACCAACATATTGTGCATTGTACAATTTTCACTTATTGCTTTCTATTGCATTCTCCTAGTTTTCAAACTAACAAAGATTCTTACTAGCTAGTTACTACATTGTTGCAGCTTGGATTTGATTCTGTACATTTTGCAAGGATTGATTATCAGGACAGAGAAAAGCGAAAGAAAGACAAGTCTCTTGAAGTTATCTGGCAAGGATCCAGAACGCTTGGTTCTTCATCTCAGGTTAAAACTACAACCCTTACATTGTCCATTTCTTTCCCTTCATATTCAATAATTTGTTTTGTTGCTTATTCTACAAATTTCTGGATGCTTTGTAGATTTTCGCCAATGCCTTTCCTGTTCACTATGGTCCACCTCCGGGTTTCCGTTTTGAGATCAATGGTGACTTCATCCCAATTCAGGTTATAGTTACACCAAGAATTACTACTCCTATTAAACATCAGACGTTCTTGCTGAGTGTATGTATCATATAATCTGTTAAATGATAACACTGCAGGATAATCCTCTTCTCTTTGACTCCAATATTGAGGAGCGTGTTAATGATTTTGTTAATGCTGCAGCTACACAGGTAAAACTTCTCTCCTTGTTCTGTTTCTTATTTAGTTACATTTCTTCTCTTTTTATTCCCTTGGTGAATGTTGAAGGCTGAAGCCTGGATGTGATGCTTGAATGTTCTTTATGTACAGGCTAATGTGACTAGGACAAACCACATTATGTGGAAGATGGGTGGTGATTTCGAGTACCAATATGCTGAGTCTTGGTTCAAAGAGATGGATAAATTAATTCACTATGTTAATAAGGTGGAGTTTAATCAGAAAGATGTTTATATTGTGGGACTTCATAATACTATACATGATCTTCCTGCCTCTTCACTTTGATATGCGTCATAACAGATGCGTTATTTTTTCAGGATGGTCGAGTTAATGCACTTTACTCTACCCCATCAATCTATACTGATGCGAAAAATGCAGCAAATCAGTCATGGCCGCTGAAGAACGATGATTATTTTCCGTGAGTATTATTCTTTCCTTTACCTCTTCTCTTCATAGTATAGCATTTATTTACTTGATCTATTGCTACATTCCTTGCCAATGTTCTGTTTAACAGTTATGCAGATGCGGTCCACTCTTATTGGACTGGCTTTTTTACTAGTCGCCCCAGTTTGAAGCGATATGTAAGAATGCTGAGTGGTTACTACTTGGTATGACATCAAAATCTTGTAGTTCCTTTCTGTATAGTATGTATGCTGGAGCCTGAAACCAGCATCTGATGCATAAGTGCTTGTGTGTGATAGGCAGCAAGGCAACTAGAATATCTGGTGGGGAAAAAGTCAACTGGTCCAAATACTTTTAGCCTCGGAGATGCCTTAGGAATCACGCAGCACCATGATGCTGTATCCGGCACTTCTAAGGAACACACAACAAGTGACTATGCAAAGCGCCTGTCTATTGGTGCCTCTGAGGTCACCACCTACTATTTCTGTAAATTTTTCCTTCTGAATTTCCCATTCTCCTTGAAGGCTAAACTTGTGAAATTGATATTTATAGGCAGAAGCTGTTGTCAGTGCTGCTCTATCATGCCTAACCGCAGGTGAATCAGGAGAGCAATGTAAGGACCTGGCATTGACTTTTAGCCAGGTAAGTTTTTTGATGTGCTTCTTATTCTTTTGATCAATTGGTACCTTTTGTGGCTGTACTTGAATTTTCTGGAATTTGCAGTGTCGATTACTCAATATCAGTTATTGCCCTCCAACTGAGGAAGAGATTCCAGAAGGAAATAGTTTGGTAAGTATGTTGTTTTATGATCTTGTGGAGCATGCATGTGTTGGCGAAATCTCTTTCGTTCATTCTCTTTCAATGATTTTCAGGTTATAGTGGCTTATAATCCTCTTGGATGGAATAGAACTGAGATTGTTAGAATACCTGTGAGTATGTACTTTGTGTTTTGGTTTCTTGCCAAGCAAGTTTTGGATCTCAACTGATTGATAAAACTTGCATTTCCCTTCCTGCATATTTGACATGAAATGAGTGAAAATCTCTATCAGGTTAATGATGCCAATCTTGCTGTCCAAGATTCCCACGGAAATTCTATTGAGGCACAGTTCATAAGTTTGGATAACGTTACAATAAATATAAGAAATTTCTATACAAACGCCTACTTGGGAGTGTCATCAAAACAAGTCCCCAAGTTCTGGCTGATCTTTCAAGTCTCAGTGCCGCCGCTTGGTTGGAACACATACTTCATTTCTAGACGAGCTACCAAAGGTAGATGTGTCTATTCTTTTTCTTCCGGATTCAGCTAAAACATGGGAGCCTAAACTCATCTGCTAAAACTTTCTGCAGAAAACAATACAAATGGATTTTTCTCTGTGATGGATAGTCCACAGAATGAGACCATTGAAGTTGGACCTGGAGACCTGAAGATGTCATTTTCTGTTGCTTCTGGACAACTCAAACGGATGTATAATCCCAAGACAGGAGTAAGTTGTTTCACATTTAACAAACACCAGCTTTACACAATCAACTCTTGCATAATGTGCTTAATCAATTACATCTACTTTGCACCAGGTTGATGTACCAATTCAGCAGAGCTTCCTCTGGTATAATTCAAGCTCAGAATTTCCAGGTTTGTGATTCAGTTACTTTATTTGTGTTGATGGAGTTCCTGTCTTACTGAGAAGCAGTTGTACACAGGTTCTGGTGCATACCTGTTTCGCCCTAGTGAGTCTGTTCCAAAAAATGTGTCAAGATCAGTAAG encodes:
- the LOC101296615 gene encoding lysosomal alpha-mannosidase-like — encoded protein: MGKGSVASAFQCVLIVVVVVCLCNKAVNGGYMKYNTSSGLVEGKLNVHLVAHSHDDVGWLKTVDQYYVGSNNSIQAACIENVLDSVVESLFRDPNRKFVFAEMAFFQRWWLTQSEEMQERVRKLVEAGQLEFVNGGWCMHDEATCHYIDMIDQTTLGHRAIKEQFNKAPRAGWQIDPFGHSAVQAYLLGAELGFDSVHFARIDYQDREKRKKDKSLEVIWQGSRTLGSSSQIFANAFPVHYGPPPGFRFEINGDFIPIQDNPLLFDSNIEERVNDFVNAAATQANVTRTNHIMWKMGGDFEYQYAESWFKEMDKLIHYVNKDGRVNALYSTPSIYTDAKNAANQSWPLKNDDYFPYADAVHSYWTGFFTSRPSLKRYVRMLSGYYLAARQLEYLVGKKSTGPNTFSLGDALGITQHHDAVSGTSKEHTTSDYAKRLSIGASEAEAVVSAALSCLTAGESGEQCKDLALTFSQCRLLNISYCPPTEEEIPEGNSLVIVAYNPLGWNRTEIVRIPVNDANLAVQDSHGNSIEAQFISLDNVTINIRNFYTNAYLGVSSKQVPKFWLIFQVSVPPLGWNTYFISRRATKENNTNGFFSVMDSPQNETIEVGPGDLKMSFSVASGQLKRMYNPKTGVDVPIQQSFLWYNSSSEFPGSGAYLFRPSESVPKNVSRSVHLKVFRGPLVDEIHQEFSSWIYQVTKLYRDKQHAEVEFTIGPIPTEDYNGREVITRMTTNMTTDKVFYTDSNGRDFIKRVRDYRADWSLSVNEPVAGNYYPLNLGMFTSDKKYEFSVLVDRATGGASIKDGEVELMLHRRVLFDDAKGVEEALDEIVCIDHSSICKGLTVRGNYYMNINKPGEGARWRRKTGQEIYSPLVLAFTHENLENWTASHLSKASTMDSNYSLPQNVALITLQELDDGSVLVRVAHLYEAAEVPEYSTLTKVELKKMFTGKMIKEVKEVSLSANQDKSEMKRMEWKVEGNNNTEPIPVRGGPVNNSTLVFELGPMEIRTFLLKF